One window of the Acidimicrobiia bacterium genome contains the following:
- a CDS encoding conjugal transfer protein → MTVDNPQEALPRGRYRRREMSPLLTIRAVQVVLWMLVISGPVAALLVANRVSSIGDSLDTLGASTAVEVPPDTSGVEGFAELFIAAYLGAGEDTIDALDPFLVDVALDSVETGSWRAVRTTSLGAQEVSPGYYAVVVAAEVVASDPESGDQPVGVRYFSVGVAETTTGWVVVGLPALIPRPARVAAPELLIGRFDGLDVAPGLEEMLPRFLAAFLTGAGELTRYASPSSPIVAVQPPPFTSVEVLRSGLVETPDGSTEVAVLVRGTDADGRTQILEYALVVEQRDGRWEVSRLLPAPTLKQPEAN, encoded by the coding sequence ATGACCGTCGACAACCCTCAGGAAGCGCTCCCCCGTGGGAGGTATCGCCGCCGCGAGATGAGTCCGCTGCTGACCATCCGGGCTGTCCAGGTCGTCTTGTGGATGCTCGTGATCTCCGGCCCGGTGGCGGCGCTCTTGGTGGCGAACCGGGTGTCGTCGATCGGTGACAGCCTCGATACCCTTGGTGCGTCGACCGCCGTCGAGGTGCCACCCGACACGTCCGGGGTGGAGGGCTTCGCCGAGTTGTTCATCGCTGCCTACCTCGGTGCAGGCGAGGACACGATCGATGCTCTGGATCCGTTCCTGGTCGACGTTGCCCTGGACAGCGTCGAGACCGGATCGTGGAGGGCGGTCAGGACGACGAGCCTCGGGGCGCAGGAGGTCTCCCCCGGCTACTACGCCGTGGTGGTCGCGGCAGAGGTTGTCGCCTCCGACCCCGAGTCTGGTGACCAGCCCGTGGGAGTCCGCTACTTCTCGGTCGGGGTTGCCGAGACGACGACCGGGTGGGTCGTCGTCGGGCTACCCGCGCTGATCCCACGGCCGGCGAGGGTGGCGGCACCTGAGCTTCTGATCGGACGCTTTGACGGTCTCGACGTTGCGCCGGGTTTGGAGGAGATGCTGCCCCGTTTCCTCGCTGCGTTCCTGACCGGCGCCGGGGAGCTGACCCGATACGCCTCTCCGTCCTCACCCATCGTTGCGGTGCAGCCACCGCCGTTCACCAGCGTCGAGGTCCTCCGCAGCGGTCTGGTCGAGACACCGGACGGATCCACCGAGGTCGCAGTCCTGGTTCGCGGCACGGATGCGGACGGCCGGACCCAGATTCTCGAGTACGCCCTGGTGGTCGAGCAGCGAGATGGCCGCTGGGAGGTGTCCCGACTGCTGCCCGCACCCACCCTCAAGCAACCCGAAGCCAACTGA